The nucleotide sequence TTTCCTCTCCACCGGTCACTCATCCTTGTTTCTATGGAATTGATACAGACAATCAAGATCAATTGATTGCTGCAACGAAGTCAGTGGATGAAATTGCCAAGCAAATTGGCGTTGATTCCCTGGCTTATTTAAGTTGGGAAGGAATGCTCAAAGCCACTGGAGAAAATCCAGATCACTTCTGTTCGGCTTGTTTTACCGGAGATTATCCCATCGCAATTCCCGATCAAGTTAAACAGAGCAAATTATTACTAGAACAAAATGTTTCGAGTTAATTATTTGTTCTTTGGTCACTGATCATTGCTAGAGGGTGGGGCGCATTCGTCTGCCGGTAATATAGTCTTGCGTTGCTGTCTGACTGGGACGTTGGAAAATAATTTCGGTGCGGTCATATTCCACCAAATGCCCAGATTTTTCCGCTTCTCCTTCGAGATCAAAAAAGGCAACGCGATCGCAGACGAGTGAAGCTTGTTTAAGGTTATGAGTAACAACAATCAAGGTATACTCTTTTTGTAGTTCCCGGATTAACTCTTCCACTCGGCCCGTGGCAATCGGATCAAGGGCAGAACAAGGTTCATCCATCAAGATGACTTCTGGTTGCAGCGCGATCGCGCGAGCAATGCAGAGGCATTGTTGTTGTCCACCGGAAAGAGTCAGAGCATTTTTCTGCAAGCGATCTTTCACTTCGTCCCATAATCCAACTTGGCGCAGGGAATACTCCACTAACTCGTCTTGATCGCCCCGATAGCCATTGACTCTCAACCCCACTGCAATATTGTTATAGATTGACTTGGGAAAGGGATTAGGACGCTGGAACACCATTCCCACTTGCTGCCGCAACGCCGCCGGATTGACATCTTCATCATAGATATTCTTACCATTCAGCGTAATTAAACCCGTTACTTTTGCACCTTTTACCAGATCGTTTAAACGATTAAAGCTGCGTAAAAGCGTACTTTTCCCACAGCCAGAAGGACCAATTAAACCGACAACATGATGTCGAGGCACCGCTAAATTGATTTGATTTAATACACACTGCTCTTGGTAATAAACCGAAACGTTACTTGCATTTAAAATAATATCCTGTTGTTTGTGCCCTAATGCAAATTGCATAATTTTTACTCATTTAATTATTAGTTAATTTTCTAAAATAATTTAATTTCTCGACGATAAAATTCCCTTAAAAAGACGGCAGCCACATTTAATAATAGGACCAAAATAATTAAAACGATTGTTGCTGCTGCAGCATTATTTTGTACTTCTGTATCTACTTCTTGTAACCAATAAAAAATTTGTACCGGTAGGGCTGTATATTGACTTTGTAGATCTGGGATAAAACGAACCCAAGCTACAGCCCCAACAGCAATTAAAGCTGCAGTTTCTCCCACTGCGCGAGAGAGGGCAAGTAAAATTCCCGTTAATAAACCGGGTAAGGCTGCGGGAACAACCAAATTAAGAAGCATTTGTCCTTTTGTCATCCCCACGGCAACCCCCCCTTCGCGAATACTCTCTGGGATATCCCGCAATGCAGAACGACTGGCAATAATCACCGTGGGTAACACAATTACTGTTAACGTTAACCCTGCTGCAAGAATCGTTCCGCCGCCCGTCAAAGGTTTCAAGTAGCGAACAAACAACTCTAATCCTAACAAGCCATAAATAATTGACGGAACCGCCGCTAAATTCGCAATATTAATTTCAATCAAACGACTCAACCAATGATCCGAGTAATATTCTTCTAAATAAATCGCAGCTCCCACCCCAATCGGAATCACAAAAATTGCAGTTAAGACCAAGAGCCAAATTGTGCCCATTAACGGAGCTAAAATGCCCGATTCATTTGCCTTACGAGAGGAAAAACTGGTGAGAAATTGCCAGTCAATTTGGGGTAAACCCCGTCGTGCGAGGTCAAAAAAGAGGATGAGGAGCATAAGAATGCCCATAAACGCAGCAATCAAAGCTAAAATCCGAAATGCCTCGTCTCGCCATAAGCGATCGGGCTGATCTGCCATTTTGTCCTGTGGATTTTTCGTTCGCTCCCCCAGAGTTTTGGTAAAGGCAATTTCTTCGGCTGCACTTCTTGCTGGTGTTTTACTTTCTAAAGATTCTGCTTTTGGCGTTAAGATGCCAGTAATGTCTTTCTGAGTGCGACGAATTAACCAATTCCCAAAACTATTCAGAACCAGGGTAATAATAAATAAAACAGTTCCTACTGTAAAAATCGTTTTGAAAGCAGTTGAACCAAAGGTCACCGTTCCCAAGCTGATTTGAATAATGAACGCTGTCATGGTTTCTACGGGAACCAAGGGATTAAGGGTTAAATTCGGATGTTGACCGGCAGCAATGGCAACAATCATGGTTTCCCCTAGCGCCTGAGAGATGGCAAGGGTAATCGAGGCAATAATCCCAGGAAAAGCAGCTGGAATTAAAATTTTGAGCGCCATCTCACTTTTCGTAAAACCAAGTGCATAAGCGCCATCTCGAAGCGTTGTCGGAACATTTCTCAACGCTTCTTCACTCAGAGAAGAAATAGTTGGCGTAATTAAAATGCCGACAATAATGCCAGCACTAAGAGAATTAAATGCAGATAGTTCTGGAAAAAAGTTTCTGAGAAAAGGGGTGAAAAAGATGAGAGCAAAATAACCAAAGACAACCGTTGGAATGCCACTCAAGGCTTCCAGGGCTGGTTTGAGAAAGCGTCTTAGATCGGGGGTGGCATATTCTGCTAAATAAACTGCTGCCAAGACACCAATGGGAATCGCAGTTACAGCAGCAATGACACTTACCATTAACGTGGCGCTCGCTAAAACCAAAATCCCATATTGGGGGTTGGCAGCAAACAGGGGTGTCCACTGGGTATCAGTAAGGAACCGCCAAAGAGAAACATCTTGGAAAAACAGAACTGTCTCCAATAAGAGAAGAATCGTAAGCGAGAGGGTGATTAAAATCGGAATCGAACCCAGCAAGGCGAGTCCTCTTTCCGCCCATTTTTCAAGGGCAAATCTCTTTGCTAAATTCCGTTGCCATGAATTGGCATTTGCTTCGATTTCCGCTTGCTTGCTACTCATTCTCAATTATGGGGTGATGAGGTCAGCTTAATGAATCCGGCAGCGTTCATTCAAAAATGTCCTATTCGACAAGATTGCGAGCAATAGGCAACTAACAGCTGATTGGCTAAAGCCGTATTGTTCTGTCACAATACTTTCTCAATTTAGATGTGGGATATAGCTGACCAACGGTTACCGGAGCTAAGCGTGAGGACAAGTGCCTTCTTTTTCAGAAAGGGTAATCTCTCACTGAACTTTTGGTAGTCCTTTTTATTTTAGCGATTTCCGATCAATACTTAAGTAGCGTCTTCAGAGGGCATTTTTTTCCGTAATCCTTCAGGTTTGACACAATGTCGTAGTAAAATTAACAATGTTGATTTGAAGTCACGTTAGTTAAAGTTATTAAGATAATGAAAAAACTTGGTTTAATTCTTTCTACTCTGTTATTCGCGATCGCGACATTTGTCTTTACCGCTAGCCCCGTGCTTGCAGAAACCTATGAAGTGAAAATGGGATCTGATACCGGACAGTTAAAATATGTGCCCGAAACGCTGACCATTAAGCCCGGAGATACGGTTGAGTTTGTCATGAATAAACTCGCTCCTCATAACGTTGTTTTTGATGCCAGTGGCGTTCCTAGTGGCGCTAAATCTTTAGCCAGTTCCCTCAGTGCCAGCAAACTGCTCTTCTCTCCTGGACAGAGCTACAGTGTTACTTTCCCGAAAGATGCCCCCAAAGGGGAATACACCTACTATTGTCAGCCTCACCGCGGTGCGGGGATGAACGGAAAAATCATCGTTGAATAAAGAATTGTTAAGCTAGAATGTGAAATTGAGTATCAGTTAAAACTAGCAGATTAAGTTTAACGATCACTTTTCCAAGTTTAAGCGTCCTCAGCATATAGGGAAATTCAAACAATGAAACCAATTCAAACTGTCCTCACTTTTCTATTAGCAGTGACCCTCCTCTTAGGCGGGTGTTCTGGTTCCAGTGAAGCGAAAAGCCCAGACGCTCAAACTGCTCCCACTGAAGAAACGGTGCAAACCGAGGAAACGGAAGCACCGACAGAAGAAGCAACCACTGAATCTGAAGATATGGCTGCTTCACAAACGGAAACAACGGAAGTTGCTGCTAAAACCGAGGAAAACGCCAGCACTAGCGGTGGGGAAACTTACCAGGTGAAAATGGGGTCTGATACTGGACAATTGCAATATGTCCCGGAAAAACTGACCATTCATCCTGGAGACAGTGTCGAGTTTGTGATGAATAAACTGGCTCCCCATAATGTTGTCTTTGACAGCAGTGGGATTCCGGATGGATCAAAGGCGCTTGCGAGTTCGCTTAGCAAGAACAAACTCCTATCGGGTACAGGTGAAACTCACGTCGTTATGTTCCCGGAAGATGCGCCGAAAGGAGAGTACGATTACTACTGTCAGCCTCACCGTGGCGCAGGTATGAATGGAAAAATCATTGTTGAATAATCGTTTCAGCAAACGGCACTAATCTTTTAATTCATCTCAATCAACCCCCTGTTTGGTCTAATTTTTTAGTCAGCAGGGGGTTAATTGTTCCTATCCCTTGAACGACTGCTGAAAAACAGTTGTTGCCGCACGATGTAATAAGCTGTGTCTTTGAGCAAGACCCTTTAAATCGTCACTATAGCCCCCGCCAATGACACAGGCGGTGGGATAGTCTTGCGCCCAACACGTACTTAAAACCAGACGATCACGCCGATATAAGCCGCGGTCGCTCAAGGCGAGTTTGCCTAAGCGATCATCCACATGAGGATCCACTCCCGCATCATAAAACACCAAGTCCGGATTGACCCGTTGCAAGACCTCTGGTAACTGCTTAGCCAAAATTTGCAAATAACCCTCATCATCTAAACCCCGCGGCAAAACAATATCTAAATCGCTTGCTTGTTTCCGACTGGGAAAATTATCGCCACAGTGCATAGAAAAGGTAAAGACTCGCGGGTCATTTTGAAAAACAAAAGCGGTACCATCCCCTTGATGGACATCGAGATCCACAATTAAAACGTTTTTCACTAAACCCAAACCCAACATGACTGCTGGTGCTACGGCTAGGTCGTTAAAAATGCAAAAGCCAGCCCCATAGTTGGGAAAAGCATGATGGGTGCCACCGGCGGTGTTACAAGCTAAGCCCTGTTCTAAAGCTAGTTTTGCCGTTAAAATCGTGCCTCCAATCGCTAAACACGTCCGTCGCACCAGTTCTGGACTCCACGGCAGTCCGATGCGGCGTTGGGCTTTGGCATCGAGAGTGCCATCACAATAGGCGGCAACATAGTCTGGCGTGTGGATTAATTCTAACCACTCCTGCGGTGGAAGCTCGGGCTGATAGACTTGTTGCGGTTGGATAATGTCATCGGCTAATAAAATTTCCTGTAAGAGGCTAAATTTTGCCATCGGGAAACGATGTCCCGGGGGTAAGGGTGTGACATAATCAGGATGATAAATAATCGGTAATGGCATTAACAGTAACCAACGATTAGTAACCAGCGGTTAACGAAGCAGTTCCTAAATTCTAGTATCAAAATGCGAAAACCATCTCCATCTCCCAAGTTCTTTTGCCGATTCTTTCCAGTTGGTCTTGGATTTCTCCTCTGTTTGATTTTTCCCTCGGCTTCTGCACAAACCGCTACCGTAACTGAAGAAACGACGATGAATGCCTTTCAAGCTGTGGTTTTGGGGATTGTCCAAGGCATTACCGAATTTTTACCGATTAGTAGTAGTGCTCATTTGAAAGTCGTCCCTGTGGCCTTAGGTTGGGGCGATCCAGGAATTACCTTTTCTGCAGTGATTCACTTGGGGAGTATTGCGGCAATTATTTGGTATTTCCGTCAAGATTTAACGCAACTGCTGCGAGGGAGTGCCAAAGGAATCCGGGAACAAGATTATTACAATTCGGATTTGCGCTTGACCGCTGCTATTTTACTGGGAACCCTGCCAATTCTGGTTTGTGGGATATTTTGGAAACTGTTGGTCAACGATGAGTCTCCTATCCGGAGTATGATGACCATTGCTATCACTTCCATTGGCATTGGCTTACTCCTTGGCCTTGGAGACTGGGTCGGAAAGCGCGATCGCGCCGAAAAAGACCTCAAACCCCAAGATGCCATTCTGATGGGGATCGCGCAAGCCTTAGCTTTGATTCCAGGCACCTCGCGATCGGGGATTACCATTACCGCTGGTTTGTTTATGGGCTTAGACCGTCCTACAGCCGCTCGTTTTGCCTTGTTAATGGGCATTCCAACCATTCTTCTGGCAGGGAGCGTGGAATTAGTCGATGTCTTAGAACAAGGCTGGAATGATGCGGAAACTTTACCGATCTTAATCGGTACTGTCACCACATTTATTTTCTCTTATCTCTCAGTGGTGGGGTTAATTCGTTATCTACAACAACAAAACACTTGGGTTTTTGTGGGCTATCGTCTGATCTTTGGCTGCTTGATTTTGTGGGGAGTGATGGCAAACCGTTTTTAAAACACTCAGCCGATGAAATCCCCCTTCAACATTTCGTCAAAAACATCGAA is from Cyanobacteria bacterium GSL.Bin1 and encodes:
- the pstB gene encoding phosphate ABC transporter ATP-binding protein, encoding MQFALGHKQQDIILNASNVSVYYQEQCVLNQINLAVPRHHVVGLIGPSGCGKSTLLRSFNRLNDLVKGAKVTGLITLNGKNIYDEDVNPAALRQQVGMVFQRPNPFPKSIYNNIAVGLRVNGYRGDQDELVEYSLRQVGLWDEVKDRLQKNALTLSGGQQQCLCIARAIALQPEVILMDEPCSALDPIATGRVEELIRELQKEYTLIVVTHNLKQASLVCDRVAFFDLEGEAEKSGHLVEYDRTEIIFQRPSQTATQDYITGRRMRPTL
- the pstC gene encoding phosphate ABC transporter permease subunit PstC; this encodes MSSKQAEIEANANSWQRNLAKRFALEKWAERGLALLGSIPILITLSLTILLLLETVLFFQDVSLWRFLTDTQWTPLFAANPQYGILVLASATLMVSVIAAVTAIPIGVLAAVYLAEYATPDLRRFLKPALEALSGIPTVVFGYFALIFFTPFLRNFFPELSAFNSLSAGIIVGILITPTISSLSEEALRNVPTTLRDGAYALGFTKSEMALKILIPAAFPGIIASITLAISQALGETMIVAIAAGQHPNLTLNPLVPVETMTAFIIQISLGTVTFGSTAFKTIFTVGTVLFIITLVLNSFGNWLIRRTQKDITGILTPKAESLESKTPARSAAEEIAFTKTLGERTKNPQDKMADQPDRLWRDEAFRILALIAAFMGILMLLILFFDLARRGLPQIDWQFLTSFSSRKANESGILAPLMGTIWLLVLTAIFVIPIGVGAAIYLEEYYSDHWLSRLIEINIANLAAVPSIIYGLLGLELFVRYLKPLTGGGTILAAGLTLTVIVLPTVIIASRSALRDIPESIREGGVAVGMTKGQMLLNLVVPAALPGLLTGILLALSRAVGETAALIAVGAVAWVRFIPDLQSQYTALPVQIFYWLQEVDTEVQNNAAAATIVLIILVLLLNVAAVFLREFYRREIKLF
- a CDS encoding plastocyanin; protein product: MKKLGLILSTLLFAIATFVFTASPVLAETYEVKMGSDTGQLKYVPETLTIKPGDTVEFVMNKLAPHNVVFDASGVPSGAKSLASSLSASKLLFSPGQSYSVTFPKDAPKGEYTYYCQPHRGAGMNGKIIVE
- a CDS encoding plastocyanin; its protein translation is MKPIQTVLTFLLAVTLLLGGCSGSSEAKSPDAQTAPTEETVQTEETEAPTEEATTESEDMAASQTETTEVAAKTEENASTSGGETYQVKMGSDTGQLQYVPEKLTIHPGDSVEFVMNKLAPHNVVFDSSGIPDGSKALASSLSKNKLLSGTGETHVVMFPEDAPKGEYDYYCQPHRGAGMNGKIIVE
- a CDS encoding histone deacetylase; this translates as MPLPIIYHPDYVTPLPPGHRFPMAKFSLLQEILLADDIIQPQQVYQPELPPQEWLELIHTPDYVAAYCDGTLDAKAQRRIGLPWSPELVRRTCLAIGGTILTAKLALEQGLACNTAGGTHHAFPNYGAGFCIFNDLAVAPAVMLGLGLVKNVLIVDLDVHQGDGTAFVFQNDPRVFTFSMHCGDNFPSRKQASDLDIVLPRGLDDEGYLQILAKQLPEVLQRVNPDLVFYDAGVDPHVDDRLGKLALSDRGLYRRDRLVLSTCWAQDYPTACVIGGGYSDDLKGLAQRHSLLHRAATTVFQQSFKG
- a CDS encoding undecaprenyl-diphosphate phosphatase, producing the protein MFPSASAQTATVTEETTMNAFQAVVLGIVQGITEFLPISSSAHLKVVPVALGWGDPGITFSAVIHLGSIAAIIWYFRQDLTQLLRGSAKGIREQDYYNSDLRLTAAILLGTLPILVCGIFWKLLVNDESPIRSMMTIAITSIGIGLLLGLGDWVGKRDRAEKDLKPQDAILMGIAQALALIPGTSRSGITITAGLFMGLDRPTAARFALLMGIPTILLAGSVELVDVLEQGWNDAETLPILIGTVTTFIFSYLSVVGLIRYLQQQNTWVFVGYRLIFGCLILWGVMANRF